In Pseudoxanthomonas indica, the following are encoded in one genomic region:
- a CDS encoding helix-turn-helix domain-containing protein yields the protein MPKTIHRPEYSLLRELVREERVRAGVTQAELSVQLNRSQSFVSDVERGVRRLDVIELRDMCQVLGRDFLEVVAEFEARTRRDLGRLTPSKRAGKTAKVR from the coding sequence ATGCCAAAGACGATTCATCGCCCCGAGTACAGCCTCTTACGCGAACTGGTTCGCGAGGAGCGAGTGCGCGCCGGGGTCACTCAGGCGGAACTTTCTGTTCAGTTGAATCGGAGCCAGTCCTTTGTCTCCGATGTGGAGCGCGGCGTCAGACGGCTTGATGTCATCGAACTGCGTGACATGTGCCAGGTGTTGGGACGTGACTTCCTGGAGGTGGTTGCCGAGTTCGAGGCGCGCACCCGGCGCGATCTAGGGCGCCTGACGCCATCCAAGCGGGCAGGTAAGACGGCCAAGGTTCGTTAG
- the uvrB gene encoding excinuclease ABC subunit UvrB, protein MSDRFQLVSPYSPAGDQPRAIDKLVANFEAGLAKQTLLGVTGSGKTYTIANVVQQIQKPTLVMAPNKTLAAQLYGEFKSFFPHNAVEYFVSYYDYYQPEAYVPSSDTFIEKDSSINEHIEQMRLAATKTLLSRSDALVVATVSAIYGLGAPEDYLSLRLILSLGEHIDQRELIKHLTQLQYTRNEYELQRGTFRVRGEVIDVHPAESDSEALRIELFDGDVENLTLFDPLTGESLRKLQRYTIYPKTHYATTRERVLTAIETIKVELKDRLENLYAQNKLVEAQRLAQRTQFDLEMMAEVGYCSGIENYSRHLTGKSPGDPPPTLFDYLPADALLVIDESHVTIPQIGAMYKGDRSRKETLVEFGFRLPSALDNRPLRFEEWEERSPRSIYVSATPGPYELRESNGEITELVVRPTGLVDPEVEIRPVGTQVDDLLSQINERVSWGDRVLVTTLTKRMAENLTEYLGEHGIKVRYLHSDVDTVERVEIIRDLRLGKFDVLVGINLLREGLDMPEVSLVAILDADKEGFLRSTGSLIQTIGRAARNLRGKAILYADKMTRSMQAAIDETSRRREKQVEFNAEHGIIPKSVHKPIVDILEGARDAGEAKSGKGKRRVSEDRAEYALPLNPAQAAARIKALEQEMYQHARDLEFEDAARLRDEIRKLKEASLG, encoded by the coding sequence ATGTCGGATCGCTTTCAACTGGTATCCCCGTATTCGCCGGCTGGTGATCAGCCGCGCGCCATCGACAAGCTGGTGGCCAACTTTGAAGCCGGCCTGGCCAAGCAGACCCTGCTGGGCGTGACGGGTTCGGGCAAGACCTACACCATCGCCAACGTGGTGCAGCAGATACAGAAGCCCACCTTGGTGATGGCGCCCAACAAGACCCTGGCCGCGCAGCTGTATGGTGAGTTCAAGTCGTTCTTCCCGCACAACGCGGTGGAGTACTTCGTCAGCTACTACGACTACTACCAGCCGGAAGCCTACGTTCCGTCGTCGGACACCTTCATCGAGAAGGACAGTTCGATCAACGAACACATCGAGCAGATGCGCCTGGCCGCGACCAAGACCCTGCTCTCGCGCAGCGATGCGCTGGTGGTGGCGACGGTGTCGGCCATCTACGGCCTGGGTGCGCCCGAGGACTATCTGTCGCTGCGGCTGATCCTGTCGCTGGGCGAGCACATCGACCAGCGCGAACTGATCAAGCACCTGACCCAGTTGCAGTACACCCGCAACGAGTACGAGCTGCAGCGCGGCACCTTCCGCGTACGCGGCGAGGTCATCGATGTACACCCGGCCGAAAGCGACAGCGAGGCGCTGCGCATCGAGCTGTTCGACGGCGACGTGGAAAACCTGACCCTGTTCGACCCGCTGACCGGCGAATCGCTGCGCAAGCTGCAGCGCTACACCATCTACCCGAAGACCCACTACGCCACCACGCGCGAGCGCGTGTTGACCGCGATTGAAACCATCAAGGTTGAGTTGAAGGACCGCCTGGAAAACCTGTACGCGCAGAACAAGCTGGTGGAAGCGCAACGGCTGGCCCAGCGCACCCAGTTCGATCTGGAGATGATGGCCGAAGTCGGCTACTGCTCGGGCATCGAAAACTACTCGCGCCACCTGACCGGCAAGTCGCCGGGCGATCCGCCGCCGACGCTGTTCGACTATCTGCCCGCCGACGCCTTGCTGGTCATCGACGAATCGCACGTGACCATTCCGCAGATTGGCGCCATGTACAAGGGCGACCGCTCGCGCAAGGAAACGCTGGTGGAGTTCGGTTTCCGCCTGCCGTCAGCGCTGGACAACCGGCCTTTGCGCTTCGAGGAATGGGAAGAACGCTCGCCACGCAGCATCTATGTGTCGGCGACGCCGGGCCCCTACGAACTGCGCGAGTCCAACGGTGAGATCACCGAACTGGTGGTGCGTCCCACCGGCCTGGTCGATCCGGAAGTGGAAATCCGCCCGGTCGGCACCCAGGTCGACGACCTGCTATCGCAGATCAACGAGCGCGTGTCCTGGGGGGACCGTGTGCTGGTCACCACGCTGACCAAGCGCATGGCCGAGAACCTGACCGAGTACCTGGGCGAACACGGCATCAAGGTGCGCTATCTGCACTCGGACGTGGACACCGTGGAGCGCGTGGAGATCATCCGCGATCTGCGCCTGGGCAAGTTCGACGTACTGGTCGGCATCAACCTGCTGCGCGAAGGCCTGGACATGCCCGAAGTGTCGCTGGTGGCGATCCTGGATGCGGACAAGGAGGGCTTTCTGCGTTCCACCGGCTCGTTGATCCAGACCATCGGCCGCGCCGCCCGCAACCTGCGCGGCAAGGCCATCCTGTATGCGGACAAGATGACCCGCTCGATGCAGGCGGCCATCGACGAAACCAGCCGCCGCCGCGAGAAGCAGGTGGAGTTCAACGCCGAGCACGGCATCATCCCGAAATCGGTGCACAAACCCATCGTCGACATCCTGGAAGGCGCGCGCGATGCCGGTGAAGCCAAGTCGGGCAAGGGCAAGCGTCGCGTCAGCGAAGATCGGGCCGAGTACGCCCTGCCGTTGAACCCGGCCCAGGCCGCCGCCCGCATCAAGGCGCTGGAGCAGGAGATGTACCAGCACGCGCGCGATCTGGAATTCGAGGACGCCGCGCGCCTGCGCGACGAGATCCGCAAACTCAAGGAAGCCAGCCTGGGCTAG
- a CDS encoding AAA family ATPase encodes MSAESLEELAYRRLEEDRRTREVRVEMVRTDLVVPVAISWVWRDFLAGGELHLLAGAPGSGKTTLAMEVAAVVSRGGTWPDNTVAPAGKVLIWTGEDGLEHTLIPRLIAADADRSNVHVIQRVATDERSRVFDPALDLPLLEEAMHRMGNVRVVILDPIVSAVSGDSHKNTEVRRNLQPVVDLAQHTGACVLGISHFSKGTAGRDAVERVTGSLAFAAVARVVLVTVSGRGDADERPRALIRAKSNLGPDGGGFGYGVEAIDVAEGVPASRIAWQQ; translated from the coding sequence GTGTCCGCTGAATCCTTGGAAGAACTCGCCTATAGGCGGCTTGAGGAAGATAGGCGCACGAGGGAAGTGCGCGTCGAAATGGTGCGAACGGACCTCGTCGTGCCGGTGGCGATCTCTTGGGTCTGGCGGGATTTCCTGGCCGGCGGTGAACTGCATCTGCTTGCCGGCGCTCCCGGGTCTGGCAAGACCACCCTGGCCATGGAGGTTGCAGCAGTAGTGAGTCGCGGTGGCACTTGGCCAGACAACACAGTTGCGCCGGCTGGGAAGGTGTTGATCTGGACCGGGGAGGACGGCCTGGAGCACACCTTGATCCCGCGTTTGATCGCGGCGGACGCCGATCGGTCGAACGTGCACGTGATCCAACGTGTCGCGACGGACGAGCGCAGCAGGGTATTCGACCCAGCGTTGGATCTGCCTCTGTTGGAGGAGGCGATGCACCGGATGGGGAATGTCCGGGTGGTCATCCTCGATCCCATCGTCAGCGCGGTCAGTGGCGATAGTCACAAGAACACGGAGGTCAGGCGAAATCTCCAGCCAGTCGTCGACCTTGCCCAGCACACCGGGGCTTGTGTTCTCGGCATCTCTCACTTCTCGAAGGGGACGGCTGGTCGAGACGCCGTCGAGCGGGTCACCGGCAGTTTGGCCTTCGCGGCTGTCGCCAGAGTGGTGCTGGTGACCGTAAGCGGCCGAGGTGACGCGGATGAGAGGCCGCGGGCATTGATTCGAGCCAAGAGCAACCTGGGCCCAGACGGCGGTGGTTTCGGCTACGGCGTCGAGGCCATCGATGTTGCCGAGGGTGTGCCAGCTTCCAGGATCGCTTGGCAGCAGTAG
- a CDS encoding AlpA family phage regulatory protein: protein MQHDRLIREKEVLRLIGYSRTTFRSAWSGGRFPKGIKHGGMRLWSEQEVQAWIQVVLADRENVSGEAPC, encoded by the coding sequence ATGCAACACGATCGACTGATCAGAGAGAAGGAAGTCCTTAGGCTGATCGGCTACAGCCGCACCACGTTTCGGTCGGCTTGGTCAGGCGGGCGATTCCCGAAGGGCATCAAGCATGGCGGAATGCGGCTTTGGTCCGAGCAGGAGGTCCAGGCTTGGATCCAAGTTGTGCTGGCTGATCGAGAAAACGTCAGTGGGGAAGCGCCATGTTGA
- a CDS encoding SNF2-related protein, with translation MTTTDYQAKYFAWELTRRRRGGDLDRIGQALFDAAVDLNPHQIEAALFALQNPLSKGVLLADEVGLGKTIEAALVLGQYWAERRRRLLVICPASLRKQWATELSEKFHLPTQVLDATTWNQARNDGVYNPFDQDVISIVSIHFAARMEKAVSSVRWDLAVLDEAHKLRNAYRESHYTGQSIKRSLAGARKLLLTATPLQNSLLELYGLSTLIDDHLFGDRVSFRTRFMRGDSALPGLRARLADFTKRTLRRDVLEYVQYTARKALTFPFIPGDDEQCVYDLVSGYLLRDDTYGVPVRQRHLVGLILRKLLASSTEAVVATLEAILTRLRRLEDQQAEQGDWLAQLIGDEEFDADILDEDDESAEDSKLDGGGAPDIDPQKLRAEIVELEQYLLVARGVREDRKSHALLGALETGFQRMAAIGAPRKVVIFTESVRTQDYLARFLEAHGHAGRVVKFSGRANDPGLNGIYQRWQTAHAGSDRVTGSHAIDRRTAVIDHFRDQAEILICTEAGAEGINLQFCALVVNYDLPWNPQRVEQRIGRCHRYGQKHDVVVINFLNQSNAADQRVLELLSEKFHLFDGVFGASDEILGRLESSIDIERRIADIFDTCRTPVEIDTAFAALREELDESIQARMRQTEEALLATFDTGVVERLRLNREQAIVQLDRISALFWRLTHHVLGEQARFDDAHLSFVLPQAPTSDASTGTYHLIRKGQASPEDGHVYRLSHPLGEHVLDTGRRLDTPVAEIAFDLGAAGQRIAVLEQLPAKAGWLELNLLELESFQLEEHLVFSAQADDGAWLDTDVCSRMLELPGRALGPDAANAAALPANFEANVRRQIDAALAKALEENNTYFQAEREKLDQWAEDQLLAAEQSLHDTKARLKDAKRRARAAGTVEQQAGVQDEIKALERQQRRQRQEIFDVEDEIEAKRDSLIAVLERRMNQRSHSVPLFRIRWRLT, from the coding sequence ATGACTACGACCGACTACCAAGCCAAATACTTCGCGTGGGAACTAACCAGGCGCCGGCGCGGGGGCGACTTGGACCGCATCGGCCAAGCCCTGTTCGATGCAGCGGTAGACCTCAATCCCCACCAGATCGAAGCGGCGCTGTTCGCCCTCCAGAACCCGCTGTCCAAGGGCGTGCTGCTCGCCGACGAAGTCGGCCTCGGCAAGACCATCGAAGCGGCGTTGGTCCTGGGTCAGTATTGGGCCGAGCGCCGACGTCGACTCCTGGTGATCTGCCCCGCGTCCCTCCGCAAGCAATGGGCGACCGAGCTCAGCGAGAAGTTCCACCTGCCCACCCAGGTTCTGGATGCAACCACCTGGAACCAGGCACGCAATGACGGCGTCTACAACCCATTCGACCAGGACGTCATCAGCATCGTCTCAATCCACTTCGCGGCCCGGATGGAGAAGGCCGTCTCATCGGTTCGATGGGACCTGGCCGTCCTCGACGAAGCTCACAAGCTCCGTAACGCGTACCGCGAAAGCCACTACACCGGCCAGTCGATCAAGCGCTCCTTGGCGGGCGCCCGCAAGCTGCTGCTGACCGCCACGCCCCTGCAGAACTCCCTGCTGGAGCTGTACGGCCTGTCGACTCTCATCGACGACCACCTCTTCGGTGACCGGGTCAGCTTCCGTACCCGCTTCATGCGCGGCGACTCGGCCCTGCCTGGCTTGCGTGCCCGCTTGGCGGACTTCACCAAGCGCACCCTGCGTCGCGATGTCCTGGAGTACGTGCAGTACACCGCCCGCAAGGCGTTGACGTTTCCGTTCATCCCGGGCGATGACGAGCAATGTGTCTACGACCTGGTGTCTGGCTACCTGCTCAGGGATGACACGTACGGCGTTCCAGTGCGCCAGCGGCACTTGGTGGGTCTCATCCTTCGCAAACTGCTCGCGTCGTCCACAGAGGCCGTTGTAGCGACGCTGGAGGCGATCCTGACCCGTCTGCGGCGGCTGGAGGACCAGCAGGCCGAACAGGGTGACTGGCTCGCTCAGCTGATCGGGGACGAAGAATTCGATGCGGACATCCTCGATGAGGACGACGAGTCCGCAGAAGACAGCAAACTTGACGGCGGCGGTGCACCCGACATCGATCCGCAGAAGCTCCGTGCCGAGATTGTCGAGCTGGAGCAGTACCTCCTGGTCGCCCGCGGGGTACGCGAGGACCGGAAATCCCACGCGTTGCTGGGCGCATTGGAGACGGGCTTCCAGCGCATGGCTGCCATCGGGGCGCCGCGCAAGGTCGTGATCTTCACCGAGTCCGTCCGGACCCAGGACTATCTCGCCCGCTTTCTGGAAGCCCATGGCCACGCCGGCCGGGTGGTCAAGTTCAGTGGTCGGGCCAATGACCCTGGCCTCAACGGCATCTACCAGCGCTGGCAGACCGCGCATGCCGGCAGCGACCGGGTGACGGGCAGCCATGCCATTGATCGCCGGACCGCAGTCATCGATCACTTCCGCGACCAGGCTGAAATTTTGATCTGTACCGAGGCCGGCGCCGAGGGCATCAACCTGCAGTTCTGTGCCCTGGTCGTGAACTACGACCTGCCATGGAATCCCCAGCGCGTCGAGCAACGCATCGGTCGCTGCCATCGCTATGGGCAGAAGCACGATGTGGTGGTGATCAACTTCCTCAACCAGAGCAACGCCGCCGACCAGCGCGTGCTGGAGCTGCTGTCTGAGAAGTTTCACCTGTTCGACGGCGTGTTCGGCGCTTCCGACGAGATCCTCGGCCGCCTCGAAAGCAGCATCGACATCGAGCGGCGCATCGCCGATATCTTCGACACCTGCCGCACGCCGGTTGAGATTGACACGGCCTTTGCTGCGTTGCGCGAGGAGCTGGACGAAAGCATCCAAGCGCGGATGCGACAAACCGAAGAGGCGTTGCTGGCCACGTTCGATACCGGCGTCGTCGAACGATTGCGTCTGAATCGCGAGCAGGCCATCGTTCAGCTTGATCGCATCAGCGCTCTGTTCTGGCGCCTGACCCACCACGTGCTCGGCGAGCAGGCGCGTTTCGATGACGCCCATCTGTCATTCGTGCTGCCGCAGGCGCCGACGTCCGATGCGTCGACCGGCACCTATCACCTCATCCGCAAGGGCCAGGCGTCGCCAGAGGACGGCCATGTCTACCGGTTAAGCCATCCCTTGGGCGAGCATGTGCTGGACACGGGCCGGCGACTCGACACCCCGGTGGCCGAGATCGCGTTCGACCTCGGTGCCGCCGGTCAGCGCATCGCGGTGCTGGAGCAATTGCCGGCAAAGGCTGGCTGGCTGGAGCTCAATCTGCTCGAACTGGAGAGCTTCCAGCTTGAAGAGCACCTCGTCTTCAGCGCACAGGCCGACGACGGTGCCTGGCTCGACACGGACGTCTGCAGCCGCATGCTGGAGTTGCCTGGCCGGGCCCTCGGCCCAGACGCTGCGAATGCGGCTGCCTTGCCGGCCAACTTCGAGGCCAACGTCCGCCGCCAGATCGATGCGGCCCTGGCCAAGGCGCTGGAAGAGAACAACACCTACTTCCAGGCCGAGCGCGAGAAGCTCGACCAATGGGCCGAGGACCAGTTGCTGGCGGCCGAGCAGTCCCTCCACGACACCAAGGCGCGCCTGAAGGACGCTAAGCGGCGCGCGCGCGCCGCCGGCACCGTTGAGCAGCAGGCGGGCGTCCAGGATGAGATCAAGGCCCTGGAACGCCAGCAGCGCCGCCAGCGGCAGGAGATCTTCGATGTCGAGGACGAGATCGAGGCCAAGCGGGATTCCCTGATCGCGGTCTTGGAGCGGCGGATGAACCAGCGCAGCCATAGCGTGCCCTTGTTCAGGATCCGCTGGCGGCTGACATGA